One segment of Gadus chalcogrammus isolate NIFS_2021 chromosome 8, NIFS_Gcha_1.0, whole genome shotgun sequence DNA contains the following:
- the LOC130388296 gene encoding E3 SUMO-protein ligase ZBED1-like, with protein MKDPRISRAMGVCKKLVSSFSYSWKKKRELQLVQKQLNLPEHSLKTECPTRWGSRQAMIERVLEQQKAIAQVLSNDRKLRHLTLSWQDVDVLEAVNKSLSPLVEFTDALSGERYVSVSFVKPTLHLFNNSILKDQEDDTPLAKTIKHNILTYLNDKYSDRTTQELLDVASALDPRFKLKYVDEDVRGSIVDRLKVEMRDVMNATEKAPHETAALPADAEDAGAGKKRKKDLASFFKVTAYKVAGPPPQQDQAIASEIQSYFHTETLDPEEDPLTWWREAKRMYPRLSHLARKYLCIPATSSSSERVFSTSGNIVTCLRSSQKPDHVNRLVFLAKKL; from the exons ATGAAGGATCCAAGGATCAGCCGTGCAATGGGGGTCTGCAAGAAACTGGTCAGCAGTTTCTCCTACAGCtggaaaaaaaagagggagCTTCAACTGGTGCAGAAGCAGTTGAATCTGCCTGAACACTCCCTGAAGACAGAATGTCCAACCCGATGGGGGTCCAGGCAGGCCATGATTGAGAGGGTCCTTGAGCAGCAGAAGGCCATTGCTCAGGTCCTTTCCAATGACAGGAAACTCAGACATCTCACACTCTCTTGGCAGGACGTGGATGTTCTAGAAGCTGTTAATAAGTCGCTAAGCCCTCTGGTTGAGTTCACGGATGCACTTTCAGGAGAGAGATATGTTAGTGTGTCTTTTGTGAAACCAACCCTTCACCTCTTCAACAATTCGATCTTAAAAGACCAGGAGGATGACACACCACTTGcaaaaacaatcaaacacaacATACTGACATATCTTAATGACAAATACAGTGACCGAACAACCCAAGAGCTACTTGATGTGGCCTCTGCCCTGGACCCAAGATTCAAGCTAAAGTACGTTGACGAAGACGTCCGTGGATCCATTGTTGATAGACTGAAAGTGGAGATGAGGGATGTGATGAATGCcacg GAGAAAGCCCCGCATGAAACGGCTGCTTTGCCTGCTGATGCAGAGGATGCTGGTGCAGgtaagaagaggaagaaggaccTGGCCAGCTTCTTCAAGGTCACTGCATATAAGGTTGCAGGGCCTCCTCCACAACAGGACCAAGCCATTGCTTCAGAGATCCAGTCTTATTTCCACACTGAGACACTAGATCCTGAGGAGGACCCTCTGACATGGTGGAGAGAGGCCAAAAGGATGTACCCACGTCTTTCACATTTGGCCAGGAAATACTTGTGTATTCCTGCCACAAGTTCCTCTTCAGAGCGAGTATTTAGCACAAGCGGAAATATTGTTACCTGCTTGCGCTCATCTCAGAAACCTGATCATGTCAACAGGCTGGTATTTCTGGCAAAAAAACTTTAA